The Aeromonas jandaei genomic interval GCAGCGGCAAGCATGAGTACAATGTGGCGCTGGTCTCCTCGATGATTGTCCATCACGGCATGGCCGAGACCAAAACCTGGCTGGAAGGGGTCAAGGCCAACCTGGCGCGCAAACCGCAGGGCAACGACCGGGATCAGGTCAAGGCGATCAAGGATGGCATCTGTGACCTGTCGCTCGGCAACAGCTACTATCTGGGCGCCATGTTGAAGGATCCGGCGCAGAAAGCCTGGGCTGATGCCGTCTACATCAACTTCCCGAATCAGGCCGACCGCGGTGCCCACGTCAACGTGAGCGGCGTGGCCATGACCAAGTATGCCAAGAACAAAGAGGCCGCTCAGAAGCTGATGGAGTTTCTGGCTGGCGACACCGCCCAGCACATGTATGCGGACGTGAATGCCGAGTATCCGGTCAAGGCCGGGGTCGAGCCTTCCGCCATGGTCAAGTCCTGGGGCAGTTTCAAGTCTGACGCGCTACCGGTCAGCGATTACGCCAAGCACCGCAAGGACGCC includes:
- a CDS encoding Fe(3+) ABC transporter substrate-binding protein — its product is MKMKMLALAFSALAAQSALAAGEVNVYSNRQDELIKPIIQQFEKESGIKVNVVFAKEGLNERLEREGKLSPADLMLTTDISRLTDLVDKGLVQPVESKILQENIPASYRDPENRWFALTTRVRAIYSSKDRLGKLDTISYEDLAKPEFKGKICTRSGKHEYNVALVSSMIVHHGMAETKTWLEGVKANLARKPQGNDRDQVKAIKDGICDLSLGNSYYLGAMLKDPAQKAWADAVYINFPNQADRGAHVNVSGVAMTKYAKNKEAAQKLMEFLAGDTAQHMYADVNAEYPVKAGVEPSAMVKSWGSFKSDALPVSDYAKHRKDALQLLDEVKFDL